A genome region from Chitinispirillales bacterium includes the following:
- the argS gene encoding arginine--tRNA ligase produces MKSIREFVEISIEKAFEEAEIDKKFAKAVKSQRPDLCQFQCNGALAAAKILGENPRNIGQKIIGVLSKNTDFAKVEIAGAGFINITLKDDIIAKIISQRNYNNHNSPQTIILDFGGPNVAKPMHVGHLRSAIIGDCLRRLFKYLGCKVIADNHLGDWGTQMGMLICKTKEKYPSLPYFDEDFFGEYPKNPPFDISQLELLYPQASKECKENPQKLEAAVKATDELQRGKKGFVALWKHFVDLSVETLKRDFSKLGVEFDYWLGESFYADKMKEIVEYLKKENFVKESQGALVLDVAESTDTKEIPPVLLVKSGGGFLYATSDIATIDYRVKEFSPNRICYIVDKRQSLHFEQVFRAVKKTKIAPPELFLQHVGFGTVNGTDGKPYKTREGGVMKLSDLIDLVVNKAKERLEEAGLAVDESENEKIKIAETVGISALKFADLSNYRLSDYIFDLDKFCAFEGKTGPYLLYTAVRIKSIIRKAKEANITSGAILIGDNDRDLLLEIGRMNEALELAAADCSPNFLCDYVYGLSQEFNRFYKNSPILHEKNIGLQSSRLKIAEITLETIEIVLEILGINIPEKM; encoded by the coding sequence TTGAAAAGTATAAGAGAATTTGTAGAAATTTCGATCGAAAAAGCGTTTGAAGAAGCGGAAATCGATAAAAAATTTGCAAAAGCAGTGAAATCGCAGCGTCCCGATTTATGCCAGTTTCAGTGCAACGGAGCGCTTGCCGCGGCAAAAATCTTAGGCGAAAATCCACGAAACATCGGACAGAAAATTATCGGCGTTCTGTCAAAAAATACGGATTTTGCAAAAGTCGAAATCGCAGGTGCGGGTTTTATCAATATTACGCTGAAAGACGATATAATTGCAAAAATCATTTCTCAAAGAAATTATAATAATCATAATTCACCGCAAACGATAATTTTGGATTTCGGCGGACCCAACGTTGCAAAACCGATGCACGTAGGGCATTTACGAAGCGCCATAATAGGCGATTGCCTGCGGCGGCTTTTCAAATATTTGGGCTGCAAAGTTATTGCCGACAATCATTTAGGCGACTGGGGAACGCAAATGGGAATGCTCATTTGCAAAACCAAAGAAAAATACCCGAGTTTGCCGTATTTCGACGAAGATTTTTTTGGCGAATATCCCAAAAATCCGCCGTTTGATATTTCTCAGTTGGAACTTTTATATCCGCAGGCAAGCAAAGAGTGCAAAGAAAATCCGCAAAAATTGGAAGCGGCGGTTAAGGCGACCGATGAATTACAGCGGGGCAAAAAGGGTTTTGTCGCGCTCTGGAAACATTTTGTCGATTTGTCGGTAGAAACTCTGAAACGCGATTTTTCAAAATTGGGCGTTGAATTTGATTATTGGCTTGGCGAAAGCTTTTATGCGGACAAAATGAAAGAAATCGTCGAATATTTGAAAAAAGAAAATTTTGTAAAAGAATCGCAAGGCGCACTGGTGCTTGACGTAGCCGAATCAACGGACACAAAGGAAATCCCGCCGGTTTTGTTAGTTAAGTCGGGCGGTGGATTTTTGTATGCTACGTCAGATATTGCGACGATTGACTATCGTGTGAAAGAATTCTCGCCGAATCGAATATGCTATATCGTAGATAAACGGCAGTCGCTTCATTTCGAGCAAGTTTTCAGAGCGGTCAAAAAAACAAAAATTGCGCCGCCGGAATTGTTTTTGCAGCATGTCGGTTTTGGGACGGTAAACGGGACGGACGGCAAGCCGTACAAGACCCGTGAAGGCGGAGTTATGAAACTTTCCGATTTGATTGATTTGGTAGTAAACAAAGCAAAAGAACGACTTGAAGAGGCAGGTTTGGCAGTCGATGAAAGCGAAAATGAAAAGATAAAAATAGCCGAGACGGTTGGAATTTCCGCGCTGAAATTTGCAGATTTATCAAATTATAGGCTTTCGGATTATATTTTTGATTTGGATAAGTTTTGCGCTTTTGAAGGTAAAACCGGACCGTATTTACTTTACACCGCCGTAAGAATAAAATCAATAATTCGCAAGGCGAAAGAAGCAAATATTACGTCGGGCGCTATTTTAATCGGAGATAACGACCGGGATTTGCTTTTGGAAATCGGACGAATGAACGAAGCGCTTGAATTGGCGGCGGCAGACTGTTCGCCGAATTTTTTATGCGACTATGTTTATGGGCTTTCGCAGGAATTTAACCGTTTTTACAAAAATTCGCCGATTTTACACGAAAAAAATATCGGTTTACAAAGTTCTCGTCTGAAAATCGCCGAAATTACACTGGAAACTATCGAAATCGTTCTTGAGATTTTAGGTATAAATATTCCTGAAAAGATGTGA
- a CDS encoding metal ABC transporter permease, protein MIEEILKIFSYDFMRNAIITGSFVAISSAIIGVFLVLRKFSMIGDGLAHTSLATIALGMLFGFSPIAISIPLVIAASLFILRLSQKATIWGDSAIGFVSATAIAAAVMLASLSNGFNNDLYNYLFGNILTVSTEELWISIILSVVVVGVVIFFYRDLFMLSFDEDFARVAGVNADFLNSLTIILTAIIIVLGVRVVGTMLISSLIIIPAITALQISKNFKQTIIFSTFFAVFSVISGILLSFAFNIPSGATIVLINGTLFLGILGIKMFRK, encoded by the coding sequence ATGATTGAAGAAATTTTGAAAATATTTTCGTACGATTTTATGCGTAATGCGATAATTACCGGAAGTTTTGTCGCTATAAGCAGCGCTATTATCGGCGTTTTTCTAGTGTTGAGGAAATTTTCAATGATAGGCGACGGTTTGGCTCATACTTCTCTTGCTACCATTGCTTTGGGAATGTTATTTGGGTTTTCGCCTATAGCGATTTCAATTCCTTTAGTTATAGCCGCTTCGCTTTTTATATTGCGCTTATCACAAAAGGCGACTATCTGGGGCGATTCCGCAATCGGATTCGTTTCGGCGACGGCGATAGCCGCCGCCGTCATGCTCGCTTCTCTTTCAAACGGGTTCAATAATGATTTATATAATTATCTTTTCGGCAACATTCTAACCGTTTCAACGGAAGAGTTATGGATTTCAATTATACTTTCTGTCGTCGTCGTCGGAGTTGTAATATTTTTTTACCGTGATTTATTTATGCTGTCGTTCGATGAAGATTTTGCAAGAGTCGCGGGAGTAAACGCCGATTTTCTCAATTCTTTGACAATAATATTAACGGCGATAATCATAGTTTTGGGAGTACGAGTTGTCGGAACAATGTTAATATCAAGTTTAATAATAATTCCCGCAATAACGGCGCTTCAAATATCAAAAAACTTTAAGCAGACAATAATTTTTTCGACATTTTTTGCAGTATTTTCGGTTATAAGCGGAATTTTACTGTCATTCGCATTTAATATTCCTTCCGGTGCGACGATCGTTCTTATAAACGGAACATTGTTTTTAGGAATACTGGGAATAAAGATGTTTCGAAAGTGA
- a CDS encoding metal ABC transporter ATP-binding protein — protein MMSAIITIKNLSVNYGYHCALQNISLSIERGDFLAIIGRNGSGKSTLVKTIVRLIKPTEGSVVFHNPQDIIGYLPQKTSALDPRFPASVEEIVLSGIGGKTDKTAKEKLNAVLDLLKISDIRKRKIGQLSGGQQQRAILARALINSPTILILDEPTGALDPLSSECFYETIRDMNKENDTTIIMVSHDFHDMENYAKTIAFIDTTLKFHGDWKGFSLSGTQHYFNHKQKHK, from the coding sequence ATGATGTCCGCAATAATTACAATTAAAAATCTTTCTGTAAATTACGGCTATCATTGCGCATTACAAAACATTTCACTTTCAATTGAACGAGGAGATTTTTTAGCGATCATAGGGCGGAACGGGAGTGGAAAATCAACGCTCGTTAAAACGATAGTGCGCTTGATAAAGCCGACGGAAGGAAGCGTTGTATTTCATAATCCGCAAGACATTATAGGCTATTTACCGCAAAAAACTTCGGCGCTTGATCCACGATTCCCGGCAAGCGTAGAAGAAATTGTACTGTCGGGAATCGGCGGTAAAACCGATAAAACCGCAAAAGAAAAATTGAACGCCGTTTTGGATTTACTTAAAATCTCGGATATTCGCAAACGAAAAATAGGACAATTGTCAGGCGGACAACAGCAAAGGGCGATTTTGGCAAGGGCGCTGATAAATTCTCCGACAATTTTGATTCTGGACGAGCCTACAGGCGCGTTAGATCCGTTAAGCAGCGAATGTTTTTATGAAACGATTCGAGATATGAACAAAGAAAACGATACGACGATAATTATGGTCAGCCATGATTTTCACGATATGGAAAATTATGCTAAAACTATAGCGTTCATTGACACAACGCTTAAATTTCACGGAGATTGGAAAGGATTCTCTTTAAGCGGTACACAACATTATTTTAATCATAAACAAAAACACAAGTGA